Proteins co-encoded in one Klebsiella michiganensis genomic window:
- a CDS encoding HCP oxidoreductase, which translates to MTMPTPLCPYRMQVHHIHRETPDVWTLSLINHDFYPYQAGQYALVSIRNGSETLRAYTISSTPGLSEFITLTVRRIAGGAGSEWLTGEVKVGDYLWLSEAQGEFSCENLSSENYLLMAAGCGVTPIMAMRRWLAKHRPQADVQVIYNVRSPQDVIFADEWRHYPVTLVAENNATHGFIAGRLSREILAAVPEIASRTVMTCGPAPYMTLVEQEVKALGVKEFYQEVFFTPSAAPSTDGLKFTTLQPVREFYSPVGSTLLAALESNGVPVNAACRAGVCGCCKTKVISGDYTVSSTMTLTEKEIASGYVLACSCHPQSDLVLA; encoded by the coding sequence ATGACCATGCCAACGCCGCTGTGCCCATATCGCATGCAGGTGCATCATATTCATCGGGAAACGCCGGATGTCTGGACGCTGTCGCTGATCAACCACGACTTCTATCCCTACCAAGCCGGGCAATATGCGCTGGTGAGTATTCGCAACGGCAGCGAGACGCTGCGGGCCTACACTATCTCTTCCACGCCGGGCCTCAGTGAGTTTATTACGCTGACTGTGCGACGCATCGCCGGCGGCGCTGGCTCTGAGTGGCTGACCGGAGAAGTGAAAGTCGGTGACTACCTGTGGCTGTCTGAAGCCCAGGGAGAGTTTAGCTGCGAGAATCTGTCGTCAGAGAACTATCTGCTGATGGCGGCAGGCTGCGGCGTCACGCCGATTATGGCCATGCGTCGCTGGCTGGCAAAGCATCGCCCGCAGGCAGACGTGCAGGTCATCTACAACGTGCGCTCTCCGCAGGACGTGATTTTTGCTGACGAATGGCGACATTACCCGGTCACGCTGGTGGCAGAAAACAACGCCACCCACGGCTTTATTGCCGGGCGACTGAGCCGCGAAATCCTCGCCGCAGTGCCGGAAATCGCCAGCCGTACGGTTATGACCTGCGGGCCTGCGCCTTATATGACTCTGGTCGAGCAGGAAGTTAAAGCGCTTGGCGTGAAAGAGTTTTATCAGGAAGTGTTCTTTACGCCATCCGCTGCCCCCTCAACGGATGGCCTGAAGTTCACCACGCTCCAGCCGGTGCGCGAGTTTTATTCGCCGGTGGGCAGCACGCTGCTTGCCGCGCTCGAAAGTAACGGTGTGCCGGTGAATGCCGCCTGCCGCGCCGGGGTTTGCGGCTGCTGTAAAACTAAAGTGATCTCCGGGGACTATACCGTCTCGAGCACCATGACGCTGACGGAAAAGGAGATTGCCAGCGGCTACGTGCTGGCCTGCTCCTGCCATCCACAGAGCGACCTGGTACTCGCATAA
- a CDS encoding pyruvate dehydrogenase (catalyzes the formation of acetate from pyruvate), giving the protein MKQSVAAWLAKTLESAGVKRIWGVTGDSLNGLSDSLNRMGTIKWMPTRHEEVAAFAAGAEAHLTGELAVCAGSCGPGNLHLINGLYDCHRNHVPVLAIAAHIPSSEIGSGYFQETHPEELFRECSHYCELVSNPEQIPQVLAIAMRKAILNRGVSVVVLPGDVALKPAPEHATTHWYPAPQPIVVPPHDELKKLAQLLRYNDNIALMCGSGCAGAHAELVQLAATLKAPIVHALRGKEHVEYDNPYDVGMTGLIGFSSGFHTMMNADTLILLGTQFPYRAFYPTDAKIIQIDINPGSIGAHSKVDMALVGDIKATLSALLPMLEEKTNRSFLDKALEDYRKAREGLDELAKPTEGKSIHPQYLAQQISHYAADDAIFTCDVGTPTVWAARYLKMNGKRRLLGSFNHGSMANAMPQALGAKATAPDRQVVAMCGDGGFSMLMGDFLSVAQMKLPIKIVVFNNSVLGFVAMEMKAGGYLTDGTELHDTNFARIAEACGITGIRVEKPEELNAALERAFSTDGPVLVDVVVAKDELAIPPQIKLEQAKGFSLYMLRAIISGRGDEVIELAKTNWFR; this is encoded by the coding sequence ATGAAACAATCCGTAGCGGCCTGGCTGGCCAAAACGCTTGAAAGCGCGGGCGTGAAACGTATTTGGGGCGTCACCGGCGATTCACTGAACGGCCTTAGCGACAGCCTCAACCGGATGGGCACCATCAAATGGATGCCAACCCGGCATGAGGAAGTTGCCGCTTTTGCTGCCGGGGCAGAAGCACACCTCACCGGAGAGCTTGCTGTCTGCGCCGGTTCATGCGGGCCAGGCAACCTGCACCTGATTAACGGCCTCTATGACTGCCATCGCAATCACGTCCCCGTTCTCGCCATTGCAGCCCACATTCCCTCAAGCGAAATCGGCAGCGGTTATTTTCAGGAAACACATCCCGAAGAGCTGTTCCGCGAATGCAGCCACTATTGTGAACTGGTTTCTAACCCGGAGCAGATCCCGCAGGTACTGGCGATAGCCATGCGTAAAGCCATCCTGAACCGGGGCGTTTCCGTGGTGGTGTTGCCCGGTGACGTGGCGCTAAAACCAGCGCCAGAGCATGCCACGACGCACTGGTATCCGGCCCCACAACCCATTGTGGTTCCTCCTCACGATGAGCTTAAAAAGCTCGCCCAGCTGCTGCGCTACAACGACAATATCGCCCTGATGTGCGGCAGCGGCTGCGCCGGTGCACATGCTGAGCTGGTGCAACTGGCGGCAACGCTGAAAGCGCCCATTGTTCACGCCCTGCGCGGCAAGGAGCACGTTGAGTACGACAATCCCTACGACGTTGGCATGACCGGGCTGATTGGTTTCTCATCCGGCTTCCACACGATGATGAACGCCGACACGCTGATCCTGCTCGGCACCCAGTTCCCTTATCGGGCGTTCTACCCCACGGATGCAAAAATAATCCAGATTGATATCAACCCTGGCAGCATCGGCGCACACAGCAAGGTCGACATGGCGCTGGTGGGTGATATCAAAGCCACGCTGTCTGCCCTGCTGCCCATGCTGGAAGAGAAAACCAATCGCAGCTTTCTCGATAAAGCGCTGGAGGATTATCGCAAGGCGCGGGAAGGGCTGGACGAGCTGGCGAAACCCACCGAAGGTAAGTCAATCCATCCACAGTATCTGGCGCAGCAAATCAGCCATTACGCTGCCGACGACGCCATTTTTACCTGCGACGTGGGCACTCCCACCGTCTGGGCCGCACGCTACCTGAAAATGAACGGCAAACGCCGCCTGCTGGGATCGTTTAACCACGGCTCAATGGCTAACGCTATGCCCCAGGCGCTGGGCGCCAAAGCCACCGCACCCGATCGCCAGGTGGTGGCAATGTGCGGCGACGGCGGATTTAGTATGCTGATGGGCGACTTCCTGTCCGTGGCGCAAATGAAATTGCCGATTAAGATCGTGGTGTTCAACAACAGCGTGCTCGGGTTTGTGGCGATGGAGATGAAAGCCGGGGGCTACCTCACCGACGGCACCGAACTGCACGACACCAACTTTGCCCGCATAGCCGAAGCCTGTGGCATTACCGGGATCCGCGTTGAAAAACCTGAAGAGCTGAACGCCGCGCTGGAACGGGCCTTCAGCACCGACGGCCCGGTGCTGGTCGATGTCGTCGTCGCCAAAGACGAGCTGGCTATCCCGCCACAGATCAAGCTGGAGCAGGCGAAGGGATTCAGCCTGTATATGCTGCGCGCCATCATCAGCGGGCGCGGAGATGAAGTGATCGAGCTGGCGAAAACCAACTGGTTCCGGTAA
- a CDS encoding GntR family transcriptional regulator, translating into MVTKLLNAVNGALNKDDLGKLLLRLAVGGLMLFHGLHKLFGGVGGIKGMLAAHGIPEFVAYGVLLGEVVAPLLIILGILTRLSALGLACTMIVAWLLVGVGETFMLDKTGAWGIESLMYFFLGALAIVFCGAGRYSFGRSAWR; encoded by the coding sequence ATGGTTACTAAATTGTTAAATGCAGTGAATGGTGCGCTAAATAAAGACGATCTGGGAAAACTTTTGCTGCGCCTGGCGGTAGGCGGCCTGATGCTGTTCCACGGCCTGCATAAGCTGTTTGGCGGTGTGGGCGGCATTAAAGGAATGCTGGCCGCGCATGGTATCCCGGAGTTTGTCGCCTACGGCGTGCTGCTGGGCGAGGTAGTTGCGCCGCTGCTGATTATTTTGGGGATCCTGACTCGGCTGTCCGCGCTTGGGCTGGCGTGCACGATGATTGTGGCCTGGCTGCTGGTGGGCGTGGGAGAAACCTTTATGCTGGATAAAACCGGGGCATGGGGCATTGAAAGCCTGATGTACTTTTTCCTCGGCGCGCTGGCGATAGTCTTTTGCGGCGCAGGGCGTTACTCGTTTGGCAGGTCAGCCTGGCGGTAA